One part of the Vicia villosa cultivar HV-30 ecotype Madison, WI linkage group LG6, Vvil1.0, whole genome shotgun sequence genome encodes these proteins:
- the LOC131613358 gene encoding probable pectinesterase/pectinesterase inhibitor 44, with protein MVTITNFILMVMVFNLCISLVQSVTGHFSFKEEFPKWVERQDKMLLTTDDAHFDMIVAGDGSGKYVKVMDAVSAAPKNSKKRFVIKVKKGIYMENVIIGPDKPKLMIIGEGMDVTVISGNLSHRGNNLTSYDTATFGVDGDGFIARDITFKNTAGPMNEQAVALRSSSEKSIFYRCRIDGYQDSLYAHSLRQFYKECIISGTVDFIFGYAAAVFQNCDILVKKGLPGQYNTIAAQGGEFKPNIPFGFVLQFCNIYADSDLLPVVHSTKTYLGRPWHARSKTVFMQSNISSVVSPEGWSEWAGKPEFSDTLYYAEFKNYGQGAVLKNRIRWRGYHILRDFKEANKFTVAQLISGNTWIPSDVPFTPGFGLGN; from the exons ATGGTCACCATCACCAACTTCATACTAATGGTGATGGTTTTCAATTTATGCATTTCTTTAGTACAATCAGTCACAGGTCATTTCTCCTTCAAAGAAGAATTTCCAAAGTGGGTGGAACGGCAAGACAAGATGCTGCTCACAACAGATGATGCTCATTTTGATATGATCGTTGCTGGCGATGGTTCGGGAAAGTACGTTAAGGTAATGGATGCGGTATCAGCTGCGCCAAAGAATAGCAAAAAGCGTTTTGTTATAAAAGTTAAGAAAGGCATTTACATGGAAAACGTGATTATCGGTCCAGATAAACCTAAGCTCATGATTATAGGAGAGGGAATGGATGTTACGGTTATTTCTGGTAACCTGAGTCACCGCGGAAACAACTTGACTTCATACGACACAGCTACCTTTG GTGTTGATGGCGATGGTTTCATAGCAAGAGATATCACTTTTAAGAACACTGCCGGACCTATGAATGAGCAAGCTGTTGCATTAAGGTCAAGTTCGGAGAAATCCATCTTTTATAGGTGTAGAATTGATGGTTATCAAGACAGTCTCTACGCTCACTCTCTAAGACAATTTTACAAAGAGTGCATAATAAGTGGGACGGTTGATTTTATCTTTGGGTATGCGGCTGCCGTTTTTCAAAATTGTGACATACTAGTGAAGAAAGGATTACCTGGACAATATAATACTATTGCCGCTCAAGGAGGGGAGTTTAAACCTAACATCCCATTTGGTTTTGTATTACAATTCTGCAACATTTATGCTGATTCCGACCTTCTCCCGGTTGTTCACTCTACTAAAACCTATCTCGGAAGGCCATGGCATGCACGCTCGAAAACAGTGTTCATGCAGTCTAACATAAGTAGTGTGGTGAGTCCAGAAGGGTGGTCAGAATGGGCTGGGAAACCTGAATTTTCTGACACCTTATATTATGCTGAATTCAAAAATTATGGACAGGGAGCTGTGCTGAAAAATCGTATAAGATGGAGAGGTTACCATATTCTTAGGGATTTTAAGGAGGCTAATAAATTTACCGTAGCCCAATTAATTTCTGGAAATACATGGATACCTTCAGATGTACCATTTACTCCTGGGTTTGGATTAGGGAATTAA